One window of Nicotiana tomentosiformis chromosome 11, ASM39032v3, whole genome shotgun sequence genomic DNA carries:
- the LOC138901938 gene encoding uncharacterized protein — translation MGILEMSGVSFTAFQLRGAAYQWWRTYERSSPDEAASLTWTQFSEMFLREYVPQSLKDAWHVEFEQLRQGVMTVSEYVVHFSELARHAPALVATVRERVHRFIERLHPSIRTSMAREIEMDITYQ, via the coding sequence atgggcattttggagatgagtggggtttctttcaccgctttccagctaaggggagcggcatatcagtggtggcgtacCTATGAGcggagtagtccggacgaggcagcctcactcacttggactcagttttcagagatgttcttgcgtgagtatgttcctcagagcctcaaggaTGCTTGgcacgtagagtttgagcagttgcgtcagggtgttatgactgtgtcagagtatgtagtccatttcagtgagttagctcgccatgcaccagctctggttgctacagtcagagagagggttcatcgCTTTATTGAgcgactccaccccagtattcggaccagtatggccagggagatAGAGATGGATATTACTTATCagtag